In Streptomyces venezuelae, the sequence CCCAGCTCGTCGACAACGACGTAGCCGCTTGCCTCGTAGGCCTGCCGGGCCGCGAGTCGCTCCTGGGCCTGACGAGCACGCAGCGCGAGACTGTCGAGCGCCTGCCGAGCTCGTGCGATGGCTCGATGTGCAGCAGACAAGAAGGACCGCAGGCGGAGGTGCAGCGCGATGTCTTCGGCCTCTTCGAGATCAATGGCTATCTGGGGTGGGTTTCCAAGGCGGGCGCTGCGGCGGGCCAAGAGGCGCTGTCAGACGGGCAGCACGTAGACGCGGGCGAAGTGTGTGCCGACGTGAGCCTCGTGGAGGTGTCCGGTGACGCCTTGGTCACCTTCGATGCCCATGACGGCATGGATGTGGGCGAATCCGTTCTTGATCTCGCCGGTGCCGGTCATCTCGGCGGGCTGGTTGTAGGCGGTGATGATGTCGGCGAGGGCGTCACCCTTGGGCATCGTGGAGACGCTGAAGGAGTCCACGGCCCCGATCAAGGACACGATGGCCGCGTTCTCGACGCCAGCTTCGGCCGCCTGTCGGTTGACCGACTCCATGAGGTCCTCGTTCAGCACCTCGAACACGATCACGTCTGGCTCCATCCGATCAAGGAGGACAACTCCTGCAGCATGACGGATGAGCACCAACGGGCGCCAGCATCCCGGGGATTCAGCGCTTCAGCGGAGAAGCGCGAGGCGAGGAAGTGTGCCTGCTGGACGTAGGCGGACGGGGTGCGGACGACCCGGCCGGCACTCGTCCAGTCGAGCGCGCATACCCGCGAGGTCACTGCTGTCATGTACAGCGTGCGCACTTCCTCGTCGTGCTCCAGGACGCGGGCGACCTCGAAGGCCTGGTCCTGGCCGGGCTGCTTGGCCAGGATGCCGGCCGCGTTCACTCGTAGGATCGGCGCCTCGCCATCGTGCATCCACCGACGCAAGTTCATGGTGGACGCCTTGTCGGTCCACGACGCGATGACGATGTCCGTGCCGTGCGTGGTCTGTACCGCCATCAGCGGGCCCGGATCGCGCATGGCCACGCTAGAGACCAACTCACCCGCGAGTGTTCCGTGAGCGGCCACCAGAGTGCCGAGAGCGAGAAAGGATCGTCTCTTCACGTCACTGAGCCTAGCCTCGGCTTCGAGCTGGGCGAGGGGGATCGCGAACACTCTCGCGCGGCGGGAAAGCCATACGGACCGGGGATCACCTGCTCCCGCTCCCACCGCTTGACCATGTCCGCAGTGGGGGAACCATCGGCCCTACCTGCAGATTCGCCTAATTTGCGGGCGAGCCCGACCTGTGTTCACTGCTGTGCCTTCCGCATGTCGCGGATCGACGCGCCGATCGGCACGGGGGACATCATGCCCCCCTGGATGCCCCCGCGTGACCCCTGGGATGCCTTCGCCGTCAGCCCCGACGTGTCCGCGATGTACGGCCAGCCGTCCGCTGCCCTGATCACGAGGGCGAGGCAGGGGTGGCAGAAGATCGAGCCCCTCCGCGTCCGCACCGGCGAAGACGGCATCCAGTGATCAGGCGCCCGGACTGACTCTTCGAGGGAGCTCGCGTCCTCGACCCTGCCCAGGGCCGCGAAGGCATCGTCCGGTTCATCGGCGACTACGAGGACCCCCAGACCCGCCGTTTCACCCCCGAGGCCGTCTTCCTCCGGCCCGAGGACGGCGGGGTGGAGTGGATCGTGGCCAACCCCACCAAGCCCTGCGCCGGGTATCCGGGCCGGTGACCAACAGCTCCCACCCGAGCCGCGCGAAGCACGGCCGAGGTGGGGAACGATCCCGCGCCGAAGCGGTGCAGGCTGACCTTCAGCGAAAGGGGGGGATCTCCCATGTCCGACGAGACCCAGGTCAACAACCAGACGCGACGCCTGGACCAGGGGTCGCAGGTTCAAATCCTGTCGTCCCGACTCGTGAGAGTCGTGAGTCGAAGGGCCGCTTCGGAGCAATCCGAAGCGGCCCTTCGATCGTTCCCCGGCCTTCCCGGGTGTTCCGGCGGTGTTCCGGCCGAGGTCAGACGGTCGTGCCCGCATCGGCCTCGCGTTGCATGCCCGCACACAGCGCCCAGACCACGAACAGGTTGACGGCGATCAGGATCACGGCCCACCACGGGTAGTACGGCAGCCACAGGAAATTGGCGATCGCTCCGAGTCCGGCGATGGCCACGCCGAAGAAGCGCGCCCACAGGGCTCCGGTGAACACGGCGCAGCCGGCGAGGACGAGGGCGATGCCCACGATCAGGTGGACCCACCCCCAGCCCGTCACGCTGAACTCGAACACGTAGTGCCGGGTCACGACGAACAGGTCGTCCCTGGCGAGGGCCGCGATCCCCTCGAAGATCGCCATGGCACCCGCGAAGACCATCAGGGCGCCTGCCGTGATGGTCGTACCCGATACGGGCGCGTGCCAGGCGCCGGGCTGCGACGGACTGGTCCCGGGCCTGCTGGCGTCACTGGCCATGTCGGTCTCCTCGGTGGCAGAGCCGACCCGGCGCACCGGGATCGGCGGTCCCCCGATTCAGCGTGGCACGATCACCCTCCGTCGGCACTCCGGCCGCTGGAGGGAGCCGCTCCGGAGGGATCCGCTCCAGAGGGATCCGCTACGGCGGGAGCCGCTACGCCGGGATCCGGTACGGCGGGATCCGGTACGGCGGGATCCGGAACGGCCCTCGCTGCCCGGGCGCCCGCCAGGACGGGTCGGCGGCGGCCGCCCCGGCCCCGGGGGCCCCGGCGGGTTGATGCGGCTAGCCTGGAACCGCGGTGTCCCCGCGCGATCGGAGGTCGCCGTGGCACGCGCCGACTGGCTGCTGGCCCCCGCCGAGCGGGGCAACCCGGCGACGCGCCTGGACAGCCGCCGACCGGACGGCGCGGCCTGGGCCCGGGGCAACCGGGCACGGCCGCTGGTCCACGGCGCCACGTACTTCGCGGAGCTGCTGGCGGCCGTCCGCGCGATGGGCCCGGGCGACCTGCTCCTGTTCACCGACTGGCGCGGCGACCGCGAGGAGCGGCTCGACGGACCGGGCACCGAGATCGGCACCGTCCTGTGCCGGGCGGCCGAGCGCGGGGTCGTCGTCAAGGGCCTGCTGTGGCGCTCCCACCTGGACGGCATTCACTTCAGCCAAGAGGAGAACCTCCGCTTCGGCGAGGAACTCGCGGACGCCGGAGCGGAGTGCCTGCTGGACATGAGGGTCCGGCCGGGCGGCTCCCACCACCAGAAACTCGTGGTGCTCCGCCACCGAGGCCGCCCCGAGCTGGACGTCGCCTACGTCGGCGGCATCGACCTCTGTCGCAACCGCAACGACGACGCGACG encodes:
- a CDS encoding PCC domain-containing protein — encoded protein: MIVFEVLNEDLMESVNRQAAEAGVENAAIVSLIGAVDSFSVSTMPKGDALADIITAYNQPAEMTGTGEIKNGFAHIHAVMGIEGDQGVTGHLHEAHVGTHFARVYVLPV